Proteins encoded together in one Micromonospora kangleipakensis window:
- a CDS encoding isoprenyl transferase: MPPTPHPSGARPPALPADAVPKHVAVVMDGNGRWAKERGLPRTKGHEQGEHSLFDTIEGAIELGIPYLSAYAFSTENWRRSPDEVRFLMGFNRDVIRRRRDQLVDLGVRVVWSGRAGRLWKSVISELQTAEEMSRGNSTLTLQFCVNYGGQAEIGDAAAAIARDVAAGRLDPGKVTEKTIAKYLYHPEVPEVDLFLRPSGEQRTSNFLLWQSAYAELVFLDTLWPDFDRRHLWYACELYAKRDRRFGGALPNPVAPRI, encoded by the coding sequence GTGCCACCGACTCCGCACCCGTCGGGTGCCCGGCCCCCGGCGCTGCCCGCCGACGCGGTGCCGAAGCACGTCGCCGTGGTGATGGACGGCAACGGCCGGTGGGCCAAGGAGCGCGGCCTGCCCCGCACCAAGGGTCACGAGCAGGGGGAGCACTCCCTCTTCGACACCATCGAGGGCGCGATCGAGCTGGGCATCCCCTACCTGTCGGCGTACGCCTTCTCCACCGAGAACTGGCGGCGCTCGCCGGACGAGGTCCGCTTCCTGATGGGCTTCAACCGGGACGTGATCCGCCGCCGCCGCGACCAGCTGGTCGACCTGGGCGTCCGGGTGGTCTGGTCGGGTCGGGCCGGCCGGCTCTGGAAGAGCGTCATCTCCGAGCTGCAGACCGCCGAGGAGATGTCCCGGGGCAACTCGACGCTGACCCTCCAGTTCTGCGTCAACTACGGCGGCCAGGCGGAGATCGGCGACGCCGCCGCCGCGATCGCCCGCGACGTGGCCGCCGGCCGGCTCGATCCGGGCAAGGTCACCGAGAAGACCATCGCGAAGTACCTGTACCACCCGGAGGTCCCCGAGGTGGACCTCTTCCTGCGCCCCTCCGGCGAGCAGCGCACCTCCAACTTCCTGCTCTGGCAGAGCGCGTACGCCGAGCTGGTCTTCCTCGACACCCTCTGGCCGGACTTCGACCGCCGCCACCTCTGGTACGCCTGCGAGCTCTACGCCAAGCGGGACCGGCGCTTCGGTGGTGCGCTGCCCAATCCGGTCGCGCCGCGGATCTGA
- the recO gene encoding DNA repair protein RecO, translating into MAGYRRQLYRDDAVVLRVQKLGESDRIITLLTRRHGRLRAVARGIRRTTSKFGARLEPFGHVDLQLAGDPKGEYGSSLHTISQVEGIDLYGKRFLGDYPRYTAASAIAETAERLTPVEREPSLRLFQLTLGAIKSLARGEHATTLVLDAYLLRGMALAGWAPALTACAVCGTPGRHRAFSVPAGGAVCPDCRPPGAAHPAPATIDLMSALTTGDWVLADATETGVRRECSGLVAAHLQWHLERALRSLPLVDRGAPAATAVPPQVGGVAEADGVNREKTE; encoded by the coding sequence ATGGCCGGGTACCGCCGACAGCTCTACCGCGACGACGCGGTGGTCCTGCGTGTGCAGAAGCTCGGCGAGTCCGACCGGATCATCACGCTGCTCACCCGCCGGCACGGCCGGCTGCGCGCGGTCGCCCGGGGGATCCGGCGCACCACCAGCAAGTTCGGCGCCCGGCTGGAGCCGTTCGGCCACGTCGACCTCCAGCTCGCCGGCGACCCGAAGGGCGAGTACGGCAGCTCGCTGCACACCATCAGCCAGGTCGAGGGGATCGACCTGTACGGCAAGCGGTTCCTCGGCGACTACCCCCGCTACACCGCGGCCAGCGCGATCGCGGAGACCGCCGAGCGGCTCACCCCGGTCGAGCGGGAGCCGTCGCTGCGGCTGTTCCAGCTCACCCTGGGCGCGATCAAGTCCCTGGCCCGGGGCGAGCACGCCACCACGCTGGTGCTCGACGCGTACCTGCTGCGCGGGATGGCGCTGGCCGGCTGGGCGCCGGCGCTGACCGCCTGCGCGGTCTGCGGCACGCCGGGGCGGCACCGGGCGTTCTCCGTACCGGCCGGGGGCGCGGTCTGCCCCGACTGCCGGCCGCCCGGCGCCGCCCACCCCGCGCCGGCCACCATCGACCTGATGTCCGCGCTCACCACCGGCGACTGGGTGCTCGCCGACGCCACCGAGACCGGCGTACGCCGGGAGTGCAGCGGCCTGGTCGCGGCGCACCTGCAGTGGCACCTGGAGCGCGCGCTACGCTCGCTGCCGCTGGTCGACCGGGGTGCCCCGGCGGCCACCGCGGTCCCGCCGCAGGTCGGTGGGGTCGCGGAGGCGGACGGTGTGAACAGGGAGAAGACCGAGTGA
- a CDS encoding DUF4097 family beta strand repeat-containing protein has product MALHRTTTATTAVAGRTGVAAATAAALILLAGCDTLSFRRLDFDNTEAVKISRITVLPGSGDVTVRASGATAEVRIKRMLRYQGGQPDARYEIKGDELVLDTDCGDRCSISYEVTAPEGVTVRGETGSGNVELTRVGPVEIKLGSGDIRVTGATGPVRAETGSGNIEVVDVAGRTDLHASSGDISARRLGDQVDAEASSGNVTVELDRPASARVHAGSGDVELTVPAGRYRVRSSTGSGDAELGVTDDPTASLVLDVGTGSGNVTLTQR; this is encoded by the coding sequence ATGGCTCTGCACCGGACCACCACCGCCACCACTGCCGTCGCCGGGCGCACGGGGGTCGCCGCCGCGACGGCCGCCGCTCTGATCCTCCTCGCCGGGTGTGACACCCTCTCGTTCCGCCGGCTCGACTTCGACAACACCGAGGCGGTGAAGATCAGCCGGATCACGGTGCTGCCGGGGTCCGGTGACGTGACGGTTCGCGCGTCCGGCGCCACCGCCGAGGTACGGATCAAGCGGATGCTGCGCTACCAGGGCGGCCAGCCCGACGCGCGGTACGAGATCAAGGGCGACGAGCTGGTGCTGGACACGGACTGCGGTGACCGGTGCAGCATCTCGTACGAGGTGACCGCCCCGGAGGGGGTGACGGTCCGGGGTGAGACCGGCTCCGGCAACGTGGAGCTGACCCGGGTCGGCCCGGTGGAGATCAAGCTCGGCTCCGGCGACATCAGGGTGACCGGCGCCACCGGCCCGGTACGCGCCGAGACCGGCTCCGGCAACATCGAGGTGGTCGACGTGGCCGGCCGGACGGACCTGCACGCCTCCTCGGGCGACATCAGCGCGCGGCGGCTCGGCGACCAGGTGGACGCGGAGGCCAGCTCCGGCAACGTCACCGTGGAGCTGGACCGGCCGGCCTCCGCCCGGGTCCACGCCGGCAGCGGCGACGTCGAGCTGACGGTGCCGGCCGGCCGGTACCGGGTCCGGTCCAGCACCGGCTCCGGGGACGCCGAACTGGGGGTCACCGACGACCCGACCGCCTCCCTGGTGCTCGACGTCGGCACCGGCAGCGGGAACGTGACGCTCACCCAGCGCTGA